In Sphaeramia orbicularis chromosome 10, fSphaOr1.1, whole genome shotgun sequence, the following proteins share a genomic window:
- the LOC115426624 gene encoding charged multivesicular body protein 1b-like, which produces MSNMEKHLFNLKFAAKELQRNSKKCDKEERAEKSKVKQAIQKGNMEAARIHAENAIRQKHQSINFLRMSARVDAVASRVQTAVTMNQVSKSMSGVVKSMDATLKSMNLEKISALMDKFENQFETLDVQTAQMEETMGNTTTLTTPQNEVDMLLHEMADEAGLDLNLELPPGQTTSLASSVASVEQDELSQRLSRLRDQVR; this is translated from the exons ATGTCGAATATGGAGA AACATTTATTCAACCTGAAGTTTGCTGCCAAAGAGCTACAGCGCAAttccaaaaaatgtgacaaaGAAGAGAGGGCAGAGAAGTCTAAAGTGAAGCAG GCAATCCAGAAGGGTAACATGGAGGCAGCCCGGATCCACGCAGAGAACGCCATCCGCCAGAAGCATCAGTCCATTAACTTCTTGAGGATGAGTGCTCGTGTGGATGCTGTAGCGTCCAGGGTCCAGACAGCCGTAACTATGAACCAG GTGTCTAAATCCATGTCTGGAGTGGTCAAGTCCATGGACGCTACACTGAAGAGCATGAACCTGGAGAAG ATCTCAGCATTAATGGACAAGTTTGAAAACCAGTTTGAGACTCTTGATGTGCAAACAGCTCAGATGGAAGAGACGATGGGGAACACGACCACTCTGACCACACCTCAG AATGAAGTGGACATGCTGTTACATGAGATGGCTGATGAAGCAGG CTTGGATCTGAACCTGGAGCTCCCTCCAGGCCAGACGACCTCACTGGCTTCATCTGTGGCATCAGTAGAGCAG GATGAGCTCTCGCAGAGACTGTCCAGACTGCGTGACCAGGTGCGATAA
- the tent5d gene encoding mucin-5AC: MSETKSSQRFHSLNAEQVEVLHQVLSDVVPIHGRGNFPTLELRPRDIIIAVRARLQKQGITVRDVRLNGSTASHVLVRDNGTSYKDLDIIFGVELPSQEEFQVIKESVLGCLLDCLPAGVNRERISGATMKEAYVQKMVKVFNEHDRWSLISLSNNSGKNLELKFVSALRRQFEFSVDSFQIILDRLLESYMQQESQHKNNNVDLKNHSADNQNKHPPSLPKQTTATETEKSTSRDLGVQISPTAQTDKVHEKESQTELSLQIGHSDQAKNSEEENNYEKTPAELKETIEHFSEMDISGEESLNLLSENKQTSEEAEPPTQIEFRHEPELLDKTKCLKMAEHSVQTWPCDGRQPAQSNQELSVLKEPSNHSKPPDEQKELTEQMGPFEPPETSNKTQTNLAEESHSKGHSVKTDSSKYVGEEMESSERDKMPQVSAADTNTAHHATADTHTPIADERKIETKTGEQLRAEKENDTDINQMTEDSLTSETKHKNDTQSLDCSCSTSSTCLTLQVHNTQPAGLQEALESPSTLHRDETQSTPDAIDTPDTQDILPAPPSLLSDKKTSSSPSSKASERLSHMVVLKHSSPKPPRRMCRKVTPSSSPSSVSESEPVAAPCSDPIPCPSPEPDIAFNPSVHTNPITSPTSDSILTPTTVITTETHPELDPNTSSSLVSNSDLTSAPLISSCDVDPVSELTPEPSSSHCAAEGSCEADVQVLENSLATHVAFDEVSQSAHGETVSAPEQSEPVDSVDILVSERSNTNTHESGHTSEVELSDEDENRKVQTKMLDLDQPNSSTQKTTLSSPPSSQCVTPPVSCLTPPVLSFSPPCFTPSPPSLSPPPCLTPPSHCLSSPMLSTVSPTPSFSSPPLSFSPTSSCLSSPPYLTPPMLSLSPPPLCLSPPSPCLSPPLLCLTPPVESEDLVPQVSADMESLILNTDSEEQITESSPQPGVPVLQVEDKKDQDFISSLPQVAEPVSFPITIPNSASHVLSHSQSGDPGESTSPKADEASGSVQENKESPEVIADMPEQSNTPRASDSVPAVEVLAESMYGDFEAAMDHLRYRLIATRNPEEIRGGGLLKYSNLLVRDYRPASETQIKTLERYMCSRFFIDFPDVQEQQRKILSYLKNHFIGEERSKYQYLMTLRRVVDDSTVCLMGHERRQTLNMITVLALKVLGEQNIIPNTDHVTCFYQPAPYIAEHSAPYLTEPSYCSYYIPQGGSTLLYQPYPLHLHTQTGLV, from the exons ATGTCTGAAACCAAATCCAGTCAGCGATTCCACAGCCTGAATGCTGAACAGGTGGAGGTTCTCCATCAGGTTCTATCAGACGTGGTTCCAATCCACGGCCGGGGAAACTTTCCCACACTGGAGTTGCGACCTAGAGACATCATCATAGCTGTAAGAGCCCGGCTGCAGAAACAGGGCATCACAGTAAGAGATGTTCGTCTGAATGGCTCGACAGCCAGCCACGTCCTAGTGCGAGACAACGGAACAAGCTACAAAGACCTGGATATCATCTTTGGAGTGGAGTTACCCAGTCAGGAAGAATTCCAG GTGATAAAGGAGTCTGTGCTGGGCTGCCTGCTGGACTGCCTACCAGCTGGGGTCAACAGAGAGAGGATCAGTGGCGCCACGATGAAGGAAGCCTATGTCCAGAAGATGGTCAAAGTCTTCAATGAGCACGATCGCTGGAGCCTCATCTCACTCTCGAATAACAGCGGGAAAAACCTGGAACTCAAATTTGTAAGTGCGCTTAGGAGGCAATTTGAGTTCAGTGTCGACTCGTTCCAGATCATTCTGGACCGTCTCCTGGAGTCCTACATGCAACAGGAGTCACAGCACAAAAATAACAATGTTGATCTGAAGAACCATTCTGCAGATAATCAGAATAAGCACCCTCCCTCATTACCTAAACAGACCACTGCTACAGAAACAGAGAAGTCCACCAGTAGAGACCTGGGGGTTCAGATCAGCCCAACGGCACAGACAGATAAGGTGCATGAGAAGGAATCTCAGACAGAACTCTCACTGCAAATTGGACATTCAGACCAGGCAAAAAActcagaagaagaaaacaactaTGAGAAAACACCTGCAGAGCTGAAAGAAACTATAGAACACTTCAGTGAAATGGACATCTCTGGCGAGGAATCTCTAAACTTACTTTCTGAAAATAAACAAACCTCTGAGGAAGCAGAACCACCAACTCAGATCGAATTCAGACATGAGCCAGAACTCTTGGACAAGACCAAATGCCTGAAAATGGCAGAACACTCAGTGCAAACCTGGCCATGTGATGGTAGGCAACCAGCACAGTCAAATCAGGAACTCTCTGTTCTGAAAGAACCATCTAACCACTCGAAACCCCCTGATGAACAGAAAGAACTCACAGAGCAGATGGGACCATTTGAGCCGCCAGAAACCTCAAACAAAACCCAGACCAACCTGGCAGAAGAGTCACACAGTAAAGGACACTCTGTTAAAACAGACTCCTCAAAGTATGTCGGTGAGGAAATGGAAAGCAGTGAGAGAGATAAAATGCCACAAGTGTCTGCAGCAGACACTAACACAGCCCACCATgcaacagcagacacacacacaccgataGCAGATGAAAGAAAAATAGAAACCAAGACAGGGGAGCAGCTACGAGCAGAGAAGGAAAATGACACAGACATAAATCAAATGACAGAAGACAGTTTAAcatcagaaacaaaacataaaaatgacacaCAGAGCTTAGATTGTTCCTGCTCCACCTCGTCGACATGTCTTACACTTCAAGTACACAACACGCAGCCTGCCGGCTTACAGGAAGCACTGGAGAGTCCCAGCACACTACACAGAGATGAAACACAGAGCACACCTGATGCCATCGATACTCCAGATACTCAGGATATTTTACCTGCACCACCCAGCCTTCTTTCTGACAAAAAAACCTCCTCTTCACCCTCTTCTAAAGCCTCAGAGAGACTGTCTCATATGGTGGTGCTCAAACACTCCTCTCCAAAACCCCCACGGAGGATGTGTAGGAAAGTGACCCCCAGTTCTTCCCCGAGTTCAGTCTCTGAAAGTGAACCTGTCGCTGCTCCCTGTTCAGATCCGATCCCTTGCCCAAGCCCTGAACCTGATATAGCCTTTAATCCAAGTGTCCACACAAACCCCATTACATCTCCCACTTCAGACTCTATATTGACCCCAACCACCGTTATTACGACAGAAACTCACCCTGAGCTTGATCCCAACACTTCCAGCAGCCTAGTTTCAAACTCAGACCTTACCTCAGCCCCTTTAATCTCCAGTTGCGATGTGGATCCTGTGTCTGAGTTAACGCCAGAGCCATCATCATCTCATTGCGCTGCAGAGGGTTCATGTGAAGCAGATGTTCAGGTATTGGAAAATTCACTAGCTACTCATGTGGCTTTTGATGAAGTCAGTCAGTCCGCCCATGGAGAAACTGTCTCCGCACCAGAACAATCAGAACCTGTTGACTCAGTGGACATATTAGTTTCTGAAAGGTCCAACACAAACACCCATGAATCTGGACATACCTCAGAAGTTGAGCTGAGTGATGAGGATGAGAACAGGAAAGTACAGACCAAAATGTTGGACCTGGATCAGCCAAACAGCAGCACTCAAAAGACCACTCTCAGTTCACCTCCCTCCTCCCAATGTGTCACCCCTCCTGTTTCCTGCCTCACCCCTCCTGTCCTCAGTTTCTCCCCTCCCTGCTTCACCCCGTCACCCCCCAGCCTTAGCCCTCCCCCGTGCCTCACCCCCCCATCTCACTGCCTCTCATCTCCGATGCTGAGCACCGTCAGCCCCACCCCCAGCTTCAGCTCCCCACCTCTGAGTTTCAGCCCTACCTCGTCCTGCCTCAGCTCACCTCCTTACCTCACGCCTCCTATGCTTAGCCTCAGCCCTCCTCCACTTTGTCTCAGCCCACCCTCCCCTTGCCTCAGCCCTCCCCTCCTCTGTCTCACTCCACCAGTAGAGTCAGAGGACCTTGTACCTCAGGTATCTGCAGACATGGAGTCTTTGATTCTGAACACAGACAGCGAGGAACAGATTACAGAGTCCTCTCCTCAGCCAGGAGTTCCTGTTTTACAGGTGGAGGATAAAAAGGACCAAGATTTTATCTCATCATTGCCTCAGGTTGCTGAGCCCGTCTCTTTTCCAATCACAATTCCGAACTCCGCCTCACATGTGCTGTCTCACTCTCAGTCTGGAGACCCGGGGGAATCAACTTCTCCAAAGGCTGATGAGGCATCCGGCTCCGTGCAGGAGAACAAGGAGTCCCCTGAGGTAATCGCAGACATGCCTGAACAGAGCAACACTCCTCGGGCATCTGACTCAGTCCCTGCTGTTGAGGTCCTGGCAGAGAGCATGTATGGGGACTTTGAGGCGGCAATGGACCACCTCCGCTATCGTTTGATCGCCACCAGGAATCCTGAGGAAATCCGAGGTGGCGGCCTATTGAAATACAGCAACCTGTTGGTCAGGGACTATCGACCAGCCAGTGAGActcaaataaaaacactggagCGCTACATGTGCTCACGTTTTTTCATAGATTTCCCTGATGTGCAGGAACAGCAGAGGAAGATCCTGTCCTACTTGAAGAACCACTTCATCGGCGAGGAGAGAAGCAAGTACCAGTATCTGATGACGCTGCGTCGTGTGGTGGACGACAGCACAGTGTGTCTGATGGGACATGAGAGGCGTCAGACACTGAACATGATCACAGTGCTGGCCCTGAAGGTTCTAGGAGAGCAGAACATTATCCCCAACACAGACCACGTCACCTGCTTCTACCAACCTGCCCCGTACATCGCTGAGCACAGTGCACCCTACCTAACAGAACCTAGCTACTGCAGCTACTACATACCCCAAGGGGGATCGACTCTGCTTTACCAACCTTACCCTTTACACCTGCACACACAGACCGGACTAGTCTAA